A genomic segment from Phragmites australis chromosome 6, lpPhrAust1.1, whole genome shotgun sequence encodes:
- the LOC133922049 gene encoding pentatricopeptide repeat-containing protein At3g53360, mitochondrial-like produces the protein MAPPPPLLPRSYCVCSSVTTHVSLRKSRGHRHNTAVPNSTGPTAAQQQLSLLRAHARAGRMRPAREVFDAMPAPGRSLVPWTALMSGYATHGPASEALTLLLRFFELLLRPDAFVFSVALRACAAVGSIRLGRQLHGAVAKLGYVGADLFVANGLVTMYASCRSLSCAEKVFDGIAAPDLVSWTSMLSAYTENGFDAEALMLFTEMVQDGIACDAFTLSIALRAASSLGHVGLGHQLHCCMIKMGLVGSQFLENCLIGFYGRSGELHLMRKVFDEMNAKDLISWNTIIQSYADNLFDKEALDHFRAMMFERAECDEFTLGSILHVVTRRCAFELGREIHGYLIRAGLDSDKHVMSALMDMYVNRATLQKKPCMFPLRMLRYYLLVQGKLDQFIVASSLKACASDLDLASGRMLHACILKFDMNPDSFVTSSLIGMYVKCGSLEESQLLFSRTKDPGTAAWSAVISGNCQNGQYERAMHLFRKMQLEHVQPNEFTYTAALTACMALGDVVSCMEIHSNSIRNGYGTNSSILKSLISFYLRQGQYHLALKLCLSLSNHEISWGTLVEAFAQVDDHVGIVNLFHVIQHCGVELDYHTACLILNSCGKLELLDEGLQAHAYIIKRGLASKASMSNRLIDMYSNCGSLRHAFDAFRYMSDKSASSWTSIISANVENGCPETAIRLFVQMLRMEKCPSSLAFLFALKACAKIGLVNEAFKFFSSMTEVYKIQPSEGHYSHMIEVMGRAGMFKEAEHFIDSVVPSESGASAWSLLCAAAKQNGNAKTVKLAADKLARLVPGGC, from the coding sequence atggcgcctcctcctcccttgctcCCGCGCTCCTACTGCGTCTGCAGCAGCGTCACCACCCACGTCTCCCTCCGCAAGAGCCGTGGCCACAGGCACAACACGGCCGTCCCAAATTCTACAGGTCCCACCGCCGCGCAGCAGCAGCTCTCGCTGCTCCGTGCCCACGCGCGCGCAGGGCGCATGCGGCCCGCGCGGGAGGTGTTCGACGCAATGCCGGCGCCCGGTCGGTCCCTGGTCCCCTGGACCGCTCTCATGTCCGGGTACGCCACCCACGGCCCGGCCTCCGAGGCGCTCACTCTCCTCCTCCGCTTCTTTGAGCTGCTCCTCAGACCGGATGCCTTCGTCTTCTCCGTTGCTTTGCGCGCCTGCGCCGCCGTCGGGAGCATCCGCCTCGGCAGGCAGCTCCACGGCGCCGTTGCCAAGCTGGGATACGTGGGCGCCGACCTCTTCGTGGCCAACGGTCTCGTCACCATGTACGCAAGCTGCCGCTCGCTGAGCTGCGCCGAGAAGGTGTTCGATGGCATCGCCGCGCCGGATTTGGTTTCTTGGACCTCCATGCTCAGCGCCTACACCGAGAACGGCTTCGATGCTGAGGCGCTGATGCTGTTTACGGAAATGGTGCAGGATGGCATCGCATGCGATGCTTTCACTTTGTCTATCGCACTCAGGGCAGCTTCGAGTTTGGGCCATGTGGGATTGGGGCATCAGCTGCATTGCTGCATGATCAAGATGGGGTTGGTCGGTAGTCAGTTCTTGGAGAATTGTCTGATCGGTTTCTACGGAAGATCTGGGGAACTGCATCTGATGCGAAAGGTGTTTGATGAGATGAATGCCAAGGATTTGATATCTTGGAACACCATCATtcagagctatgcagataaccTGTTTGACAAGGAGGCTTTAGATCATTTTCGTGCTATGATGTTTGAACGTGCAGAATGTGATGAGTTTACACTGGGCAGCATTCTCCATGTTGTTACCAGAAGATGTGCTTTTGAGCTTGGTAGGGAAATACATGGCTACCTCATTAGAGCGGGTTTGGACTCGGATAAGCATGTCATGAGCGCTCTCATGGATATGTATGTCAATCGGGCCACTCTTCAGAAGAAGCCCTGTATGTTTCCCTTGAGGATGCTACGGTACTATTTGTTGGTCCAGGGAAAGCTGGATCAGTTCATAGTGGCCAGCAGTTTGAAGGCATGTGCTTCTGATCTAGATTTGGCATCGGGAAGGATGTTACATGCCTGCATTTTAAAGTTTGACATGAATCCAGATTCCTTTGTTACTAGTTCACTGATTGGCATGTATGTTAAATGTGGTTCTTTGGAAGAATCACAACTTCTGTTTTCAAGAACCAAGGATCCAGGTACAGCTGCATGGTCTGCAGTAATCTCAGGCAACTGTCAGAATGGTCAGTATGAAAGAGCAATGCATTTGTTTAGGAAGATGCAGTTGGAGCATGTGCAGCCTAACGAATTCACTTACACTGCTGCACTTACGGCATGTATGGCTCTAGGAGATGTTGTAAGTTGCATGGAGATCCATAGCAACTCGATTCGAAATGGTTATGGAACCAATAGTTCTATTCTGAAAAGCTTGATTAGCTTTTACTTAAGACAAGGTCAGTACCACCTGGCTCTGAAATTGTGCTTATCACTCTCAAACCATGAGATATCTTGGGGTACATTGGTTGAAGCATTTGCTCAAGTTGATGATCATGTTGGAATAGTTAATCTTTTTCATGTTATCCAACATTGTGGTGTAGAGCTTGACTACCATACTGCATGTCTGATCTTGAATTCATGCGGGAAACtggaacttcttgatgaaggtTTGCAAGCACATGCCTATATTATCAAGCGTGGCCTTGCTTCTAAAGCTTCTATGAGCAACCGCCTTATCGACATGTACTCCAATTGTGGTAGCCTCAGACATGCATTTGATGCCTTCAGATATATGTCTGACAAGAGCGCATCTTCTTGGACCTCAATAATCTCGGCTAATGTAGAAAATGGCTGTCCGGAGACTGCTATTCGCCTGTTTGTGCAGATGTTAAGGATGGAGAAGTGTCCCAGTTCACTAGCATTCTTATTTGCGCTGAAGGCCTGTGCGAAAATCGGTCTTGTGAATGAAGCCTTCAAGTTCTTTTCATCTATGACTGAGGTTTACAAAATACAGCCTTCAGAGGGGCATTACTCACACATGATTGAGGTCATGGGCCGTGCTGGGATGTTCAAGGAAGCAGAGCATTTCATTGATAGTGTAGTCCCTTCTGAATCTGGTGCGTCAGCCTGGAGTTTACTTTGTGCTGCTGCCAAACAAAATGGAAACGCCAAAACTGTGAAGCTCGCAGCAGACAAACTAGCAAGGCTTGTTCCAGGTGGCTGTTGA
- the LOC133922050 gene encoding probable glycosyltransferase 2, producing the protein MGQEGMGYNGKGGGGGGGGGLPMTAQRPRGATPLSSHHSRSRKIHRTFNNLKITVLCGLVTILVLRGTIGLNLSLPSQPSDADALSSAKAVEDIDRILREIRSDSDPDPDEGGEFGAAAGFNATALSAAEANAAYAAAVEKYALGPKISGWDEQRRRWLARNPGFPATVAGGKPRIMLVTGSQPGPCDNPLGDHYLLKTTKNKIDYCRLHGVEIVHNLAHLDTELAGYWAKLPLLRRLMLSHPEVEWIWWMDSDALFTDMAFELPLSRYDNHNLIIHGYQDLLFDKHSWIALNTGSFLFRNSQWSLDLLDAWAPMGPKGFIRDKAGKILTANLKGRPAFEADDQSALIYLLLSQKEKWMDKVFIENSYYLHGFWAGLVDKYEEMMENHHPGLGDERWPFVTHFVGCKPCGSYGDYPVERCLKSMERAFNFADNQVLRLYGFTHKGLESPKIKRIRNQTTKPINDKENLDMKAKISTTS; encoded by the coding sequence ATGGGGCAGGAGGGGATGGGGTACAACGGCAAGgggggcggaggcggcgggggagggggtTTGCCGATGACGGCGCAGCGGCCGCGAGGGGCGACGCCGCTGAGCAGCCACCACAGCCGGTCGCGCAAGATCCACCGCACCTTCAACAACCTCAAGATCACCGTGCTCTGCGGCCTCGTCACCATCCTCGTCCTCCGGGGCACCATCGGCCTcaacctctccctcccctcgcAGCCCTCCGACGCCGACGCGCTCAGCAGCGCCAAGGCCGTCGAGGACATCGACCGCATCCTCCGCGAGATCCGCTCCGACTCCGACCCGGACCCCGACGAGGGTGGCGAattcggcgccgccgccgggttCAACGCCACCGCGCTCAGCGCTGCCGAGGCCAACGCGGCGTACGCGGCCGCGGTGGAGAAGTACGCGCTCGGGCCCAAGATCTCCGGATGGGACGAGCAAAGGCGCAGGTGGCTCGCGCGGAACCCTGGGTTCCCAGCCACTGTCGCCGGAGGGAAGCCGAGAATCATGCTCGTCACCGGCTCGCAGCCGGGACCCTGCGACAACCCGCTCGGTGACCACTACCTGCTCAAGACCACCAAGAATAAGATCGACTACTGCCGCCTCCACGGCGTCGAGATCGTCCACAACCTCGCGCACCTCGACACCGAGCTCGCAGGCTACTGGGCCAAGCTGCcgctgcttcgacgcctcatGCTCTCCCACCCGGAGGTCGAGTGGATCTGGTGGATGGACAGCGACGCGCTCTTCACCGACATGGCGTTTGAGCTGCCACTGTCACGATACGACAATCACAACCTCATCATCCACGGGTACCAGGACCTCCTCTTCGATAAGCATTCCTGGATCGCGCTCAACACCGGCAGCTTCCTCTTCCGGAATTCCCAGTGGTCACTCGACCTCCTGGATGCGTGGGCGCCAATGGGGCCCAAGGGGTTCATCCGTGACAAGGCCGGGAAGATACTCACTGCGAACCTCAAGGGTCGGCCAGCGTTCGAGGCCGACGACCAGTCTGCACTGATATACCTCTTGCTGTCGCAGAAGGAGAAGTGGATGGATAAGGTGTTCATAGAGAATTCATACTACTTGCACGGCTTCTGGGCTGGCCTGGTGGATAAGTATGAGGAGATGATGGAGAACCACCACCCAGGGCTCGGGGATGAGCGGTGGCCGTTCGTGACGCACTTTGTCGGGTGCAAGCCGTGCGGGAGCTATGGTGATTACCCAGTGGAGCGCTGCCTCAAGAGCATGGAGCGAGCATTTAATTTTGCAGATAACCAGGTGCTTCGGCTGTATGGGTTCACACACAAGGGACTGGAAAGCCCCAAGATCAAGAGGATCAGGAATCAAACAACCAAGCCGATTAATGACAAGGAGAACCTTGATATGAAGGCCAAGATATCGACTACTTCTTGA